One segment of Primulina tabacum isolate GXHZ01 chromosome 6, ASM2559414v2, whole genome shotgun sequence DNA contains the following:
- the LOC142549237 gene encoding uncharacterized protein LOC142549237 isoform X2 — translation MSRLGQKRSKENIANKLSRVDSNTPPNSSEYLRDKDLVDDAKTNKKKGRGPSKVNLGSGQQQPKDLERNEFGQAVGDNSVKYATFLGCMVKEFVPYTLDRWKDLDEKMKNKMWCCLQLNYKVEEWEKHSIFQKLGKLWRDRKSKLQIIIREVDDGRVAGRDLCLLKPEFLDQNQWDLFVKKTRSSPFQEKSEKFKAMRGKQIHNHTMSRRGYARLAHIMEKTSSADTPITRTKVWVEGHKKKNGQPSGEAVGEKMVGSGGSIGIENDIGSGCDINRLKKSGNDDNVNQHQVASQSNLKNVCHGDISENTKCKLLHWCGDGVVAEGRIASTDPTVKVHHVPLGGSCWKVWVDRVLVEQVDLIRPNSEMIFLDDAVGSTVAWFSKFIVLCD, via the exons ATGAGCAGATTGGGCCAAAAACGCAGCAAG GAAAATATAGCAAATAAGCTATCGAGAGTGGACTCCAACACTCCACCTAATTCATCAGAATATTTGCGTGATAAAGACCTAGTTGATGACGCCAAAACTAATAAGAAAAAAGGACGAGGTCCATCAAAGGTTAATTTGGGTAGTGGCCAACAACAGCCCAAAGATCTGGAACGTAATGAGTTTGGACAGGCAGTTGGAGATAATTCGGTCAAGTACGCCACTTTTCTAGGTTGCATGGTAAAAGAATTTGTGCCATACACATTAGATCGATGGAAAGACTTAGACGAGAAAATGAAGAATAAGATGTGGTGTTGTCTTCAG TTGAACTATAAAGTTGAGGAGTGGGAGAAACATTCAATCTTTCAAAAGTTAGGTAAATTGTGGCGTGATAGAAAGTCCAAACTCCAAATAATTATACGAGAAGTTGATGATGGTCGAGTGGCTGGACGAGATCTTTGTCTTTTGAAGCCCgaatttttggatcaaaaccaATGGGacttgtttgtaaagaagacACGATCATCACCATTTCAA GAAAAGAGTGAAAAATTTAAGGCGATGAGAGGAAAGCAAATACACAACCACACAATGAGCAGGAGAGGTTATGCCCGTTTGGCTCACATCATG GAGAAAACAAGTTCTGCTGATACACCAATTACAAGAACAAAAGTATGGGTGGAAGGCCATAAGAAGAAAAATGGACAACCTAGTGGTGAAGCTGTTGGAGAAAAAAtg GTAGGTAGTGGTGGCAGTATTGGGATTGAGAATGATATTGGTAGCGGCTGTGATATCAATCGTCTCAAAAAAAGTGGTAATGATGATAATGTGAACCAACATCAAGTTGCATCTCAG TCAAATTTAAAGAATGTGTGTCATGGAGATATCTCTGAAAATACTAAATGTAAGTTGCTTCATTGGTGTGGTGATGGAGTTGTTGCTGAAGGTCGAATTGCATCCACAGATCCAACTGTAAAAGTGCATCACGTTCCTCTTGGTGGATCTTGTTGGAAAGTTTGGGTTGATAGAGTTCTTGTGGAGCAGGTAGACTTAATTCGACCGAATTCTGAAATGATTTTTCTGGATGATGCAGTTGGAAGCACAGTAGCATGGTTTTCTAAATTTATCGTTTTGTGTGACTGA
- the LOC142549237 gene encoding uncharacterized protein LOC142549237 isoform X1, which produces MSRLGQKRSKVSVGEVQENIANKLSRVDSNTPPNSSEYLRDKDLVDDAKTNKKKGRGPSKVNLGSGQQQPKDLERNEFGQAVGDNSVKYATFLGCMVKEFVPYTLDRWKDLDEKMKNKMWCCLQLNYKVEEWEKHSIFQKLGKLWRDRKSKLQIIIREVDDGRVAGRDLCLLKPEFLDQNQWDLFVKKTRSSPFQEKSEKFKAMRGKQIHNHTMSRRGYARLAHIMEKTSSADTPITRTKVWVEGHKKKNGQPSGEAVGEKMVGSGGSIGIENDIGSGCDINRLKKSGNDDNVNQHQVASQSNLKNVCHGDISENTKCKLLHWCGDGVVAEGRIASTDPTVKVHHVPLGGSCWKVWVDRVLVEQVDLIRPNSEMIFLDDAVGSTVAWFSKFIVLCD; this is translated from the exons ATGAGCAGATTGGGCCAAAAACGCAGCAAGGTATCTGTAGGTGAAGTTCAg GAAAATATAGCAAATAAGCTATCGAGAGTGGACTCCAACACTCCACCTAATTCATCAGAATATTTGCGTGATAAAGACCTAGTTGATGACGCCAAAACTAATAAGAAAAAAGGACGAGGTCCATCAAAGGTTAATTTGGGTAGTGGCCAACAACAGCCCAAAGATCTGGAACGTAATGAGTTTGGACAGGCAGTTGGAGATAATTCGGTCAAGTACGCCACTTTTCTAGGTTGCATGGTAAAAGAATTTGTGCCATACACATTAGATCGATGGAAAGACTTAGACGAGAAAATGAAGAATAAGATGTGGTGTTGTCTTCAG TTGAACTATAAAGTTGAGGAGTGGGAGAAACATTCAATCTTTCAAAAGTTAGGTAAATTGTGGCGTGATAGAAAGTCCAAACTCCAAATAATTATACGAGAAGTTGATGATGGTCGAGTGGCTGGACGAGATCTTTGTCTTTTGAAGCCCgaatttttggatcaaaaccaATGGGacttgtttgtaaagaagacACGATCATCACCATTTCAA GAAAAGAGTGAAAAATTTAAGGCGATGAGAGGAAAGCAAATACACAACCACACAATGAGCAGGAGAGGTTATGCCCGTTTGGCTCACATCATG GAGAAAACAAGTTCTGCTGATACACCAATTACAAGAACAAAAGTATGGGTGGAAGGCCATAAGAAGAAAAATGGACAACCTAGTGGTGAAGCTGTTGGAGAAAAAAtg GTAGGTAGTGGTGGCAGTATTGGGATTGAGAATGATATTGGTAGCGGCTGTGATATCAATCGTCTCAAAAAAAGTGGTAATGATGATAATGTGAACCAACATCAAGTTGCATCTCAG TCAAATTTAAAGAATGTGTGTCATGGAGATATCTCTGAAAATACTAAATGTAAGTTGCTTCATTGGTGTGGTGATGGAGTTGTTGCTGAAGGTCGAATTGCATCCACAGATCCAACTGTAAAAGTGCATCACGTTCCTCTTGGTGGATCTTGTTGGAAAGTTTGGGTTGATAGAGTTCTTGTGGAGCAGGTAGACTTAATTCGACCGAATTCTGAAATGATTTTTCTGGATGATGCAGTTGGAAGCACAGTAGCATGGTTTTCTAAATTTATCGTTTTGTGTGACTGA
- the LOC142549235 gene encoding uncharacterized protein LOC142549235 isoform X2, whose amino-acid sequence MKCVNCYVQGLLLRHNLDVMHVEKNVCENIIGTLLNVKKKSKDGVNARKDLMHLNIRKELHPQEKGENMYHLPTAPYTLSKKEMNVFCSRLKKIKLPDGYSSNIGNCVSLEEHKLIGLKSHDCHVLMQQLLSVALKSLLPKGPRSALFLLCAFYNELCQRVLDRNRLEQLEENIAETLCMLERYFPPAFFTISVHLTIHLAREARLCGPVQFRWMYPFERFMKTLKEYVKNRARPEGCIAECYLAEERMRFCSAYIKKAAGIGIHSNRNQDLDNGLVEGRPISQGKEKILEDHVLQAAHRYVLFNTAEVEPYLQCDWANHETGIKMEDGFTLINLHQGLRTFEGDPFILASQAKQVFYSRDNDESNWYVLLKAPPRGMHNMNLLEEEAYTSFTPLDVSTLEINITEKEPYARNECEGIDVIDP is encoded by the exons ATGAAATGTGTTAATTGTTATGTGCAAGGACTGCTGCTACGTCATAACTTAGATGTGATGCATGTTGAAAAGAATGTCTGCGAAAATATCATAGGCAcattgttaaacgtgaagaaaaaATCCAAAGATGGTGTGAATGCTCGCAAAGATTTGATGCACTTAAACATTAGAAAAGAATTACATCCTCAAGAGAAAGGGGAAAATATGTATCACTTGCCTACTGCACCTTACACATTGTCTAAAAAAGAGATGAATGTATTTTGCTCTAGattgaagaaaataaagttaccCGATGGCTATAGCTCAAATATTGGTAACTGTGTTTCTTTAGAAGAGCATAAACTTATTGGGctgaaatctcatgattgtcatGTTCTAATGCAACAATTGCTATCAGTAGCATTGAAAAGTCTTTTACCTAAAGGTCCACGTAGTGCTCTATTTCTATTGTGTGCATTTTACAATGAATTATGTCAAAGAGTGTTAGACAGGAACCGTTTAGAACAACTCGAGGAGAATATTGCTGAAACTCTATGCATGTTGGAAAGGTACTTTCCACCCGCTTTCTTCACTATCTCGGTTCATTTGACAATTCATTTAGCAAGAGAGGCTCGCTTGTGTGGGCCTGTCCAATTCCGTTGGATGTATCCATTTGAAAG aTTTATGAAAACACTTAAAGAGTATGTGAAGAACCGAGCAAGGCCAGAGGGTTGCATAGCTGAGTGTTACCTTGCAGAAGAACGAATGCGGTTTTGTAGTGCCTATATAAAAAAAGCGGCTGGTATTGGTATCCATTCTAATCGGAATCAGGATTTGGACAATGGATTAGTGGAAGGTCGCCCAATTTCtcaaggaaaagaaaaaattttagaagACCATGTGTTGCAAGCTGCACATCGATATGTGTTGTTCAATACTGCTGAAGTTGAGCCTTACTTACA GTGTGATTGGGCAAATCATGAAACTGGAATCAAAATGGAAGATGGTTTTACACTGATCAACTTACACCAAGGTCTAAGAACTTTTGAAGGCGATCCTTTCATTTTAGCATCACAAGCAAAACAAGTATTCTATTCTAGAGACAATGACGAATCAAACTGGTATGTGTTGCTGAAAGCGCCGCCTCGGGGTATGCATAACATGAATTTGCTTGAAGAGGAAGCCTATACATCATTCACACCTCTTGATGTGTCCACACTTGAGATTAACATCACTGAGAAAGAACCGTATGCGAGAAATGAGTGTGAGGGAATTGACGTGATTGATCCGTGA
- the LOC142549235 gene encoding uncharacterized protein LOC142549235 isoform X1, with protein MKCVNCYVQGLLLRHNLDVMHVEKNVCENIIGTLLNVKKKSKDGVNARKDLMHLNIRKELHPQEKGENMYHLPTAPYTLSKKEMNVFCSRLKKIKLPDGYSSNIGNCVSLEEHKLIGLKSHDCHVLMQQLLSVALKSLLPKGPRSALFLLCAFYNELCQRVLDRNRLEQLEENIAETLCMLERYFPPAFFTISVHLTIHLAREARLCGPVQFRWMYPFERFMKTLKEYVKNRARPEGCIAECYLAEERMRFCSAYIKKAAGIGIHSNRNQDLDNGLVEGRPISQGKEKILEDHVLQAAHRYVLFNTAEVEPYLQMHIEELKQTNRRFLINETLLQKRHMETFAQWLSKHVFDNSSDRIQWLAHGPRKHVVSYMGYIINGYRFHTIDVERSTQDSGVSIEADTVCQSSANDYSHTVGRVLYYGVIRDIVLLDYYFFKVPVFRCDWANHETGIKMEDGFTLINLHQGLRTFEGDPFILASQAKQVFYSRDNDESNWYVLLKAPPRGMHNMNLLEEEAYTSFTPLDVSTLEINITEKEPYARNECEGIDVIDP; from the exons ATGAAATGTGTTAATTGTTATGTGCAAGGACTGCTGCTACGTCATAACTTAGATGTGATGCATGTTGAAAAGAATGTCTGCGAAAATATCATAGGCAcattgttaaacgtgaagaaaaaATCCAAAGATGGTGTGAATGCTCGCAAAGATTTGATGCACTTAAACATTAGAAAAGAATTACATCCTCAAGAGAAAGGGGAAAATATGTATCACTTGCCTACTGCACCTTACACATTGTCTAAAAAAGAGATGAATGTATTTTGCTCTAGattgaagaaaataaagttaccCGATGGCTATAGCTCAAATATTGGTAACTGTGTTTCTTTAGAAGAGCATAAACTTATTGGGctgaaatctcatgattgtcatGTTCTAATGCAACAATTGCTATCAGTAGCATTGAAAAGTCTTTTACCTAAAGGTCCACGTAGTGCTCTATTTCTATTGTGTGCATTTTACAATGAATTATGTCAAAGAGTGTTAGACAGGAACCGTTTAGAACAACTCGAGGAGAATATTGCTGAAACTCTATGCATGTTGGAAAGGTACTTTCCACCCGCTTTCTTCACTATCTCGGTTCATTTGACAATTCATTTAGCAAGAGAGGCTCGCTTGTGTGGGCCTGTCCAATTCCGTTGGATGTATCCATTTGAAAG aTTTATGAAAACACTTAAAGAGTATGTGAAGAACCGAGCAAGGCCAGAGGGTTGCATAGCTGAGTGTTACCTTGCAGAAGAACGAATGCGGTTTTGTAGTGCCTATATAAAAAAAGCGGCTGGTATTGGTATCCATTCTAATCGGAATCAGGATTTGGACAATGGATTAGTGGAAGGTCGCCCAATTTCtcaaggaaaagaaaaaattttagaagACCATGTGTTGCAAGCTGCACATCGATATGTGTTGTTCAATACTGCTGAAGTTGAGCCTTACTTACA GATGCACATTGAGGAGCTGAAACAAACAAATCGTCGTTTCTTAATTAATGAAACATTGTTACAGAAGCGACATATGGAAACATTTGCTCAATGGTTATCAAAACATGTTTTTGATAACTCATCAGACAGAATTCAATGGCTAGCACATGGTCCAAGAAAACATGTCGTATCTTATATGGGTTATATTATAAATGGATATCGATTCCACACAATTGATGTTGAAAGGTCGACACAAGATAGTGGTGTTTCGATTGAAGCAGATACTGTTTGTCAGTCTAGTGCGAATGATTATTCACATACCGTTGGAAGAGTATTATACTATGGAGTTATACGAGATATTGTTTTACTAGACTACTATTTTTTCAAAGTTCCTGTTTTTAGGTGTGATTGGGCAAATCATGAAACTGGAATCAAAATGGAAGATGGTTTTACACTGATCAACTTACACCAAGGTCTAAGAACTTTTGAAGGCGATCCTTTCATTTTAGCATCACAAGCAAAACAAGTATTCTATTCTAGAGACAATGACGAATCAAACTGGTATGTGTTGCTGAAAGCGCCGCCTCGGGGTATGCATAACATGAATTTGCTTGAAGAGGAAGCCTATACATCATTCACACCTCTTGATGTGTCCACACTTGAGATTAACATCACTGAGAAAGAACCGTATGCGAGAAATGAGTGTGAGGGAATTGACGTGATTGATCCGTGA
- the LOC142550164 gene encoding uncharacterized protein LOC142550164, with product MDKEWIHLPSRLLPEYEEGVQKFLAQAKDYAKTRDVILCPCIRCKNKKYMTFDKVYEHLIFKGFDPSYTIWFFHGETDTSHFEGEGSLGGVQEADDESREAFHLYRDAFVSDEEVGHTTSDTRDYEFTDLLEDAETPLFPGCTTYTKLSASVTLYNYKSTNGHTDSSFNELLKILGDMLPEKTTLPQSVYSMKKLLKPFDLGYEKIHACPNDCCLFRKELKELDSCPKCGSSRWKVDKVTLKVRKGVLEKVLRYFLVIPRFKRMFKSEEMAKDLIWHSNHKSQDHMMRHPVDSVAWDTINHKWPAFASDPRNLRLGLATDGFNPFGDLSSRYSCWSVILVNYNLPPLKCMSKENLMLTLLIPGPKQPGNDIDVYLEPLVEDLKELWDIGVEAFDAFSKSMFNMKAILMWTINDFPAYGNLAGCVTKGKFGCPICGEDVCSMWLKYSRKFSYLGHRRFLAPDHPFREKKKWFNGKKERKGKPRALIGLEILNAVKVIENDWGKKKSQNINNVKRKRKTHDSSKNVQKSDQMWKKKSIFFSLPYWSVSYFALYSSSFINLFFCS from the coding sequence ATGGATAAAGAATGGATTCATTTGCCTTCAAGACTTCTACCCGAGTATGAAGAAGGGGTTCAAAAATTTCTTGCACAAGCCAAGGACTACGCCAAAACACGTGACGTAATATTATGTCCTTGCATACGTTGTAAAAATAAGAAGTATATGACATTTGACAAAGTGTATGAGCACTTAATATTCAAGGGGTTCGATCCTTCTTACACGATTTGGTTCTTCCATGGTGAAACTGATACCTCACACTTTGAAGGTGAAGGTAGTTTAGGAGGAGTTCAAGAAGCGGATGATGAAAGTAGAGAAGCATTTCACTTATATAGGGATGCATTTGTCTCAGATGAAGAGGTTGGACACACTACGTCTGACACAAGAGATTATGAGTTTACTGATTTATTAGAAGATGCAGAAACTCCTCTCTTCCCTGGATGTACGACTTATACAAAGTTGTCAGCATCTGTCACATTATACAATTACAAGTCTACCAATGGTCACACTGACAGTAGTTTCAATGAGCTCCTTAAGATCTTAGGTGACATGCTTCCAGAAAAAACCACACTTCCACAAAGTGTTTACTCGATGAAAAAGTTGTTGAAACCATTTGATTTAGGATATGAGAAGATTCATGCTTGCCCAAACGATTGTTGTCTATTTAGAAAGGAGCTCAAAGAATTAGACTCATGTCCAAAGTGTGGTTCCTCAAGATGGAAGGTGGACAAAGTTACCTTAAAAGTTCGTAAAGGAGTTCTTGAAAAGGTGCTAAGGTATTTTCTTGTGATACCAAGATTTAAAAGGATGTTTAAATCAGAAGAAATGGCCAAAGATTTGATTTGGCACTCTAACCACAAAAGTCAAGATCATATGATGCGTCATCCAGTTGATTCAGTAGCTTGGGATACAATAAATCACAAGTGGCCTGCTTTTGCATCAGATCCTAGAAATCTTCGTCTTGGTCTTGCAACAGATGGATTCAACCCTTTTGGTGACCTTAGTTCTAGATATAGTTGTTGGTCGGTTATCTTGGTCAATTACAATCTTCCTCCATTGAAGTGCATGTCGAAAGAAAATCTTATGTTAACTTTACTAATACCAGGTCCAAAGCAACCAGGAAATGATATAGATGTGTACTTGGAACCTCTTGTGGAAGATTTGAAGGAGTTGTGGGACATAGGTGTGGAGGCATTTGATGCATTTAGCAAGTCAATGTTCAATATGAAGGCTATCTTGATGTGGACAATCAATGATTTTCCAGCTTATGGAAACCTAGCTGGATGTGTCACAAAAGGAAAATTCGGTTGCCCAATATGTGGTGAAGACGTTTGTTCTATGTGGCTTAAGTACAGTAGAAAGTTTTCATACTTAGGCCACCGAAGATTTCTTGCTCCTGATCATCCATTTCGTGAGAAAAAGAAGTGGTTTAAtggaaaaaaagagagaaaaggaAAACCGAGGGCTTTGATTGGTTTAGAAATTCTCAATGCGGTAAAAGTCATTGAAAATGACTGggggaaaaaaaaaagtcagaatatcaataatgtaaagAGAAAGAGAAAGACGCATGATAGTTCAAAAAATGTACAAAAATCAGATCAAATGTGGAAGAAGAAGTCAATTTTTTTCAGTTTGCCATACTGGAGTGTGAGTTATTTCGCACTATATTCGTCAagttttataaatttgtttttttgttcataa